A segment of the Aridibaculum aurantiacum genome:
GCTTTGCATATAGCAAGCAATGCACGAACTGTTTGATGAGCTGACTTTGAAGTTTTGCGAAATTCTCAAGACAATTTTTGCCTTGACAGGCAGAATCTATTTTACCGGTTCATGTAAATTTTCTTCCAGTGCTTTAAAATCATCTTTATACTTAAAAGGTAAAATGGCTGCTTTAATTAGCTTGTCCATATGAATGAGCCGGCTGAATTTGAAGATAGGTACCACAGGAGCCATCCAATGGATAGATGAAAATTGTAGTAGCTCGCCAACCCGCTTTGGAACAACCAGTTTTTGACCTTCTATTAATATGGCATAACGTGCAGCACCCAGGTGCTTGCGGTACTGTTTAAAAAGGTCAATGGAATGATCACTAACTGCCAGGTCTGCTTGTAAATGTGCTTCACGCACCGGAAGCCATGCTTTATAAGTAGCTGGAAGATCTTCAATACCCATATTGATCCCCATCTCGTAAAACACCTGGTAAACTTCTTCTTTTTGCGGATCTGAAAGTTTCTTTTCGAGCAATTCGTACGCAGCAATAGAATAGTAGATAAGCATGAAAAGAACATCGCGGTAAGCCCACATAGGAATTACTGAACCTCTTTTGTTTTCAACGCCCTGGTGTATAGAAGTTATTTTATGAATGGCTTTAAGTGCGGCATCGCGTGGCGAAAAAACAATCTCTCTCGCATAACGAACAGTTGAGAATAACCTGCCTATTGGATCGGCTGGTAAGCGACCAGTGAAGTATAGCCAATCGACTGCTTTGTTCAAAGCAAATTCAGCAGAGGCACCCGCAAAAATAAAAAGTATGGTATCGCTCTTACCCCAGATTTCTCTAACAACATTACCGGGTCTTACAAAATATTCCATAGCGGAAAATACAAAATGAAAGCGTCTGTAGGAGTTGGTAAATCAAATCATCGCCTGTCAGTAGTGCGGCGAATAATAATGCCGTTGAAAGCTACCGGTTGTTTATTCAGCATTCCTACATTCAGCATAGCAAATCCATCTGGCGAAACGGATAAGTTCATTTGCCTGACCTCGCGGTTGTCTTTGGGTATAATGGTTATCTCTATTCTTCCATTGCGGCGTGCGGTTTCCTGGTATTCAAAATTAGTAGAATTAAAATCAAGTCCTATCTGCCTTGGATCCATTGGAGCAGTAAAGCTTCTGCCCATGTAAGGCAAAAAGCAATGAATAGTATCTTTTGAAACGGTCAATTCATATTCAGGCGTTAATGGACGCAAACCTCCTCCTTGTGGAGTGATAGATTGAGCCTGGAAAATATATGATCGTTGCTTCACCAGGTTTACTGCTTCAGAATTGCTAGTGCCGCTAGTATTGCTGGCTGTAGAACAACTGGTAAATATTGCTGTACTGATCACACTTAGAATGACGGCTATCCTTAAAAACATATGCTTGATATTTTGCTTTAGATGTCCAAATGATATACCATCCTTCCGCAGCTGGCATACATGAAGCGTTAAATGCCTACTACTGCTGTTTCGGCTACTTTCTCTACGTTCGCCATCGTTACCTGGTGTTGTAATTCTTTATTGATGCTTACACCTGCTTTGGCTCCTTCAGCAGCAGCGACCACTACAAAATGCATATCCCTTGCGGCATCTCCCGCTACGTACAATCCTTCTATATTAGTCTGTTGCATTTTGTTGGCTTTAACTACGCCTTTGTTGGTCATTTCGCAGCCAAAAGCTTCGGCAAGGTTACATTGTTGTGTAAAACCATTTACAAAGAATATAGCATCTACCGGTGCTGTAGTTCCATTTTTAAAAACAATGGTTTCCAGGTGCTCATTGCCTTCTACACGCTCTATCGGCATAGTTACAACTGTAATATCATTTGCCATCAACTGTTCCATTTGCGATGGTTTTACAGTTTGCTTACCATCAGTATAAAGAACTACTTTATCGGTCCAGCCCTTTAGTGCCAGTGCTAGTTCCCAGCCATTTTTATTTCTTGCATAAACACCTATACGTTTGTCACGTACTTCCCAACCATCGCAGTAAGGGCAGT
Coding sequences within it:
- a CDS encoding oxygenase MpaB family protein, which codes for MEYFVRPGNVVREIWGKSDTILFIFAGASAEFALNKAVDWLYFTGRLPADPIGRLFSTVRYAREIVFSPRDAALKAIHKITSIHQGVENKRGSVIPMWAYRDVLFMLIYYSIAAYELLEKKLSDPQKEEVYQVFYEMGINMGIEDLPATYKAWLPVREAHLQADLAVSDHSIDLFKQYRKHLGAARYAILIEGQKLVVPKRVGELLQFSSIHWMAPVVPIFKFSRLIHMDKLIKAAILPFKYKDDFKALEENLHEPVK
- a CDS encoding DUF4251 domain-containing protein, translated to MFLRIAVILSVISTAIFTSCSTASNTSGTSNSEAVNLVKQRSYIFQAQSITPQGGGLRPLTPEYELTVSKDTIHCFLPYMGRSFTAPMDPRQIGLDFNSTNFEYQETARRNGRIEITIIPKDNREVRQMNLSVSPDGFAMLNVGMLNKQPVAFNGIIIRRTTDRR
- a CDS encoding NAD(P)/FAD-dependent oxidoreductase; protein product: MELVDVIIIGGGPAGLNAAVVLGRCRRSVLLFDTESYRNKSSHGMHNYLTRDHVDPVEFIKICHEELKKYGVQRITKRIVNARKNDEGYFVAVDSEGNNYYSKKLLVATGLMDNLPKIPGFEKYYGKSIFHCPYCDGWEVRDKRIGVYARNKNGWELALALKGWTDKVVLYTDGKQTVKPSQMEQLMANDITVVTMPIERVEGNEHLETIVFKNGTTAPVDAIFFVNGFTQQCNLAEAFGCEMTNKGVVKANKMQQTNIEGLYVAGDAARDMHFVVVAAAEGAKAGVSINKELQHQVTMANVEKVAETAVVGI